In Aspergillus luchuensis IFO 4308 DNA, chromosome 1, nearly complete sequence, the following are encoded in one genomic region:
- a CDS encoding uncharacterized protein (COG:S;~EggNog:ENOG410PSDR;~InterPro:IPR001810,IPR036047;~PFAM:PF00646;~go_function: GO:0005515 - protein binding [Evidence IEA]), with the protein MSSFHNLVLQAKKARAVINYRGRKSDAKKNNLSKHAAGSSSVSSSVVELVPTSSPWDLLPVEIQIKIFAHCGVTDFLPLKLVCKSFYLLLNSQEQWITRQYLRQRRHGTLPSPIDSERTYTRNPEDDAVLLSDLFPPAKSAKGGHIYTFKYISGLRRRQTLCTRLCCYLADRVMDRFVHSEPAFMKSMFTSKAERGVFVQRTTARLWFHLAPLMYYTLYFLETYALARREQTNVLLRDWEAGRLPVPVPPHIRRAMYRDLQVKIIRSPPFTDTPTLIATHHCMQLLVSYLRYTVPPDEPTVSDDSWIGSLLTVSPFLRIVEYFSAEIGDGGNQRMQRKDFMHNFHNDITLNEKDDINMLVFQNAPNVHLHGSVEDVWFDVVKEELALRKAAPHHAERVIVWTGLPVLFSCQDCRIPDGWRA; encoded by the exons ATGAGTTCGTTCCACAACTTGGTGCTACAGGCAAAGAAGGCGCGCGCGGTCATCAATTACAGAGGAAGGAAGTCGGATGCCAAGAAGAATAATCTGTCCAAGCATGCTGCAGGCTCATCATCAGTGTCCTCGTCAGT TGTGGAGCTAGTTCCGACGTCTTCCCCCTGGGATCTCCTCCCAGTCGAGATTCAGATCAAGATATTCGCCCACTGCGGTGTCACGGACTTTCTGCCATTAAAGCTGGTCTGCAAATCATTCTATCTACTGCTTAACTCGCAGGAACAATGGATCACCCGGCAATACCTCCGTCAACGTCGCCATGGaacactcccctccccgatAGATAGCGAAAGGACATATACTCGGAATCcggaggatgatgcagtATTGCTCTCAGATTTGTTTCCACCCGCGAAGAGCGCTAAGGGTGGCCACATATACACTTTCAAGTATATATCCGGCCTGCGACGCCGGCAGACGCTTTGTACAAGACTTTGCTGCTACCTCGCGGACCGTGTCATGGACCGGTTTGTGCACAGCGAACCGGCGTTCATGAAATCCATGTTTACTTCCAAAGCCGAGCGCGGCGTCTTCGTGCAAAGGACGACTGCGCGCTTATGGTTTCATCTCGCTCCACTCAT GTATTATACTCTATACTTCCTTGAGACATATGCTCTTGCCAGGCGAGAGCAGACTAATGTTCTCCTGCGTGACTGGGAAGCTGGACGCTTGCCAGTTCCTGTACCCCCACACATCCGTAGAGCCATGTACCGGGACTTGCAAGTAAAGATAATCAGATCACCTCCTTTTACTGACACCCCGACCCTCATAGCCACGCATCACTGCATGCAACTTCTAGTCTCATATTTGCGGTACACTGTACCACCGGATGAGCCTACAGTTTCGGATGACAGTTGGATTGGATCCTTGCTTACAGTGTCGCCATTCCTCCGAATAGTGGAGTACTTCTCCGCTGAAATCGGAGATGGCGGCAATCAGCGGATGCAGCGAAAGGACTTCATGCACAATTTTCATAACGATATCACCCTAAATGAAAAGGACGACATCAACATGTTGGTCTTCCAAAATGCCCCGAACGTGCATTTGCATGGGTCCGTGGAAGATGTCTGGTTCGATGTTgtgaaggaggaattggCTTTAAGAAAGGCGGCGCCGCATCATGCAGAGCGCGTCATTGTTTGGACAGGGTTGCCTGTCCTATTCAGCTGCCAAGACTGTCGAATTCCAGATGGATGGCGTGCATAA
- a CDS encoding translation initiation factor eIF2 subunit alpha (BUSCO:EOG09263CAH;~COG:J;~EggNog:ENOG410PJGU;~InterPro:IPR012340,IPR022967,IPR003029,IPR044126, IPR011488,IPR024055,IPR024054;~PFAM:PF00575,PF07541;~antiSMASH:Cluster_1.12;~go_function: GO:0003676 - nucleic acid binding [Evidence IEA];~go_function: GO:0003723 - RNA binding [Evidence IEA];~go_function: GO:0003743 - translation initiation factor activity [Evidence IEA]) has translation MSLTNCRFYEEKYPEVDSYVMVNVKQIAEMGAYVKLLEYDNIDGMILLSELSRRRIRSIQKLIRIGRNEVVIVLRVDKEKGYIDLSKRRVSPEDVVKCEERYNKSKAVHSIMRHVAEATQTPLETLYQQIGWPLNRKYGHSHDAFKISITNPDVWNEVEFPNENVKKELTHYISKRLTPHPTKVRADIEVTCFGYDGIDAVKEALRTAEAHNTAETQIKVKLVAPPLYVLTSQCLDKAIGIQMLEEAIQRIEAKIKESGGGCIVKMAPKAVTEHDDAALQELMEKRERENMEVSGDESMSESDEGVPE, from the exons ATGTCGTTGACAAATTGCCGTTTCTACGAGGAGAAGTATCCGGAGGTTGACAGCTATGTCATGGTCAACGTGAAGCAG ATCGCCGAAATGGGCGCATACGTTAAGCTCCTCGAGTATGACAACATCGACGGCATGATTCTGCTCTCCGAATTGTCGCGCAGACGTATCCGCAGTATCCAGAAGCTTATCCGTATCGGCCGTAACGAGGTCGTCATTGTGCTTCGTgtggacaaggagaagg GTTATATCGATCTTTCCAAGCGTCGAGTTTCTCCCGAAGATGTTGTCAAGTGTGAGGAAAGATACAACAAGAGCAAGGCTGTCCACTCCATCATGCGCCACGTTGCCGAGGCCACTCAGACCCCTCTTGAGACCCTATACCAGCAGATCGGATGGCCCCTGAACCGCAAATATGGACACTCCCACGATGCGTTCAAGATCTCCATCAC GAACCCCGACGTGTGGAACGAGGTTGAATTCCCTAACGAGAACGTGAAGAAGGAGTTGACGCACTACATCAGCAAGAGACTTACTCCTCACCCGACCAAGGTCCGTGCCGATATTGAGGTTACTTGCTTCGGTTACGACGGCATCGATGCGGTCAAGGAGGCCCTGCGCACCGCCGAGGCCCACAACACCGCCGAAACCCAGATCAAGGTTAAGCTGGTTGCCCCGCCACTTTACGTCTTGACCAGCCAGTGCTTGGACAAGGCCATTGGTATTCAGATGCTCGAGGAGGCCATTCAAAGGATCGaggccaagatcaaggagtCTGGCGGTGGTTGCATTGTCAAGATGGCTCCCAAGGCTGTTACTGAGCACGATGATGCTGCCCTCCAGGAGCTCATGGAGAAGCGTGAGCGTGAGAACATGGAAGTCAGCGGCGACGAGAGCATGTCCGAGAGCGATGAGGGCGTTCCTGAGTA
- a CDS encoding uncharacterized protein (COG:S;~EggNog:ENOG410PQYB;~InterPro:IPR025204;~PFAM:PF13092), with protein sequence MTQTSLLNTSWTLHRLSPLHHGRDFDSLVNNPAALKFYATRLRDQLTAASFPIALQSTGPLPTTDDDTLSRTGALQSCTWEPITSLSFSDIEHERDPDNESQASNGPRSRARTQRSAPALHTPSQEGSGILVKLEYENATYKAALLSLSSLPAIQTETATPKPRTRTRSQTQTHATHLPLLLTRFPAPLRQTFVSFLSSTFDTYCSPLRLPSRFIGTALNTCINTLTSEDGSGSITAVEIVKELHLTLSFPAFAAPDLRTLNITVPRESLSGFLGAGNNGDGSESDVLAVLSAYLEEHLAMKFDLTGRKTEPTLKGQDHVRLARIACGGFVLGGDGKLKLVASTPAGDNGDSGAIAGRNNHLALRACEVLLSDILRRAEMNEDENKKP encoded by the coding sequence ATGACGCAAACAAGCCTACTAAACACCTCCTGGACACTCCAccgtctctcccctctccaccacggAAGAGACTTTGACAGCCTTGTCAACAACCCCGCGGCTCTGAAGTTCTACGCGACCCGACTACGCGATCAACTAACCGCAGCCTCCTTCCCGATTGCCCTCCAATCCACCGGTCCACTGCCCACAACCGACGACGATACCCTCTCCCGAACCGGCGCGCTGCAATCCTGCACCTGGGAACCCATCACCAGTCTCTCATTCTCAGATATTGAACACGAACGCGACCCTGACAACGAGTCTCAGGCGTCGAACGGACCTCGATCCCGAGCGCGGACTCAACGCTCAGCACCAGCCTTACATACGCCCTCCCAAGAGGGAAGTGGAATCCTCGTGAAGCTAGAGTACGAGAACGCAACATACAAAGCAGCTCTTCTCAGCTTGTCCTCTCTTCCTGCAATCCAAACCGAAACCGCTACTCCGAAACCTCGCACTCGAACCCGCTCCCAGACTCAAACACATGCTACGCATCTACCGCTCCTTCTAACCCGCTTTCCTGCTCCTCTCCGACAAACTTTcgtctcctttctctcttcgaCCTTCGACACGTACTGTTCTCCGCTTCGCCTCCCCTCGCGATTTATAGGCACAGCTTTGAACACATGCATAAACACATTGACCTCCGAAGATGGATCCGGGTCTATAACCGCTGTCGAGATTGTCAAAGAGCTTCACCTCACGCTATCGTTCCCTGCCTTTGCTGCGCCGGATTTGCGTACTTTGAACATCACAGTACCGCGAGAGTCGTTGAGCGGGTTCCTTGGTGCTGGAAATAACGGAGACGGAAGTGAGTCGGACGTGCTGGCTGTGCTTAGTGCGTACCTGGAGGAGCATTTGGCGATGAAGTTTGATTTGACCGGTAGAAAAACGGAGCCCACCCTCAAGGGACAAGATCATGTGCGTCTTGCGCGGATCGCTTGTGGGGGATTCGTGCtcggtggagatgggaagCTCAAGCTGGTTGCGTCGACACCAGCTGGCGACAATGGCGATTCGGGCGCCATTGCTGGTCGGAATAATCATCTTGCATTACGGGCTTGTGAGGTGTTGCTTTCCGATATATTGCGCAGAGCTGAGATGAACGAGGACGAGAACAAGAAACCATGA
- a CDS encoding SulP family inorganic anion transporter (COG:P;~EggNog:ENOG410PI9V;~InterPro:IPR002645,IPR001902,IPR036513,IPR011547;~PFAM:PF00916,PF01740;~TransMembrane:12 (i118-135o141-159i171-191o221-244i256-275o309-326i347-363o369-387i399-418o438-457i478-497o534-565i);~go_component: GO:0016020 - membrane [Evidence IEA];~go_component: GO:0016021 - integral component of membrane [Evidence IEA];~go_function: GO:0008271 - secondary active sulfate transmembrane transporter activity [Evidence IEA];~go_function: GO:0015116 - sulfate transmembrane transporter activity [Evidence IEA];~go_process: GO:0008272 - sulfate transport [Evidence IEA];~go_process: GO:0055085 - transmembrane transport [Evidence IEA]), protein MTDPNPQGGHLEHRSLRDWLAGFFRAPLSNSSADPPPERIPETLEPNDRTRLLKLDDGQGGPAYGTRDGLSTPQVDGGPEGHIRNGNGNPTFVQGPENLPPRTGSGLAWPVKNHKTMYLSYYIPFFNWITQYRWSFLRGDLIAALTIASIYIPMALSLASNLAHAPAINGLYSFVFMPLLYAILGSSPLLVVGPEAAGSLLTGTIVKTSVKQGHSQEDDEAASAMVVGIATAMAGAMILVAGLTRLGFLDNVLSRPFLRGFITAIGFVIFVDQLIPEVGLADLAKEAGVSHGSTVQKLVFFAQNIKNCHGLTAAVSFGSFAIIMLFRTIKKGLEPRYPQVVYFPDRILVVILSAILTWRLGWYEQGLEVLGSVQNTATGLFAFRWPFQLKHLKHVRTAMSTSFIIAILGFFESSVAAKGLGERRDGVQGMSVSANREMVALGVANVVGGCFMALPAFGGYGRSKVNASTGARSPMSSIFLSIITFIVIMVLLPYLYYLPKAVLCSTISVVAYSLIEECPHDVAFFIRLRGWTELALMLLIFVSTIFYSLELGIALGIGLSILILIRHSTQPRIQILGKIAGTSDQYDNAEMHSENVELIDGALVVKIPEPLTFANTGDLKNRLRRLEFYGSNRAHPSLPRLRPPESNKNVIFDVHGVTSIDGSGTQVLSEIVNDYINLGVSVYFCRLSNRSVFRMFERSGIVDRCGGMSHFVPGVDEALRLAESEGRASEP, encoded by the exons ATGACGGATCCCAATCCGCAAGGCGGACACCTCGAACACCGCTCTTTGCGGGACTGGCTTGCGGGCTTCTTCCGAGCACCTCTGTCAAACAGCTCTGCAGATCCTCCGCCTGAACGGATTCCCGAGACTTTAGAACCGAACGATAGAACTCGCTTGTTGAAATTGGACGATGGTCAAGGAGGTCCCGCATACGGTACGAGAGATGGTTTATCGACGCCGCAGGTTGACGGTGGCCCTGAAGGACATATTCGGAATGGGAACGGAAATCCAACATTTGTACAAGGACCGGAGAACCTGCCTCCCAGGACTGGGTCAGGTCTGGCATGGCCTGTGAAGAACCACAAGACGAT GTACCTCTCATACTACATCCCGTTCTTCAACTGGATCACACAATATCGCTGGTCCTTTCTTCGAGGCGACTTGATCGCAGCCTTGACAATCGCATCAATCTATATTCCCATGGCACTATCTTTGGCTTCGAACCTCGCCCACGCGCCAGCAATCAACGGCCTGTACTCATTCGTTTTTATGCCACTGCTCTATGCAATCCTGGGAAGCAGTCCTCTGCTCGTTGTTGGTCCGGAAGCAGCTGGGTCACTATTGACGGGAACAATTGTCAAAACTAGCGTTAAACAAGGCCACTCGcaggaggacgatgaggCCGCAAGCGCAATGGTCGTAGGCATAGCCACTGCCATGGCAGGGGCCATGATACTAGTCGCTGGACTGACCAGGCTGGGTTTCCTGGATAATGTACTCAGTCGACCTTTTCTGAGAGGTTTTATCACTGCCATTGGCTTTGTCATCTTTGTTGACCAGCTCATCCCGGAAGTTGGATTGGCAGATTTGGCCAAAGAGGCCGGTGTCAGCCATGGCAGCACAGTGCAGAAGCTTGTCTTCTTCGCTCAGAATATCAAGAACTGTCATGGTCTTACAGCTGCTGTATCCTTCGGTAGCTTTGCAATTATCATGCTTTTTCG GACGATCAAAAAAGGACTCGAACCACGATACCCTCAGGTCGTCTACTTCCCTGACCGTATCCTTGTTGTGATCCTCTCGGCCATTCTGACCTGGCGTCTTGGATGGTACGAGCAGGGGCTGGAAGTTCTAGGCTCGGTCCAGAACACTGCCACTGGGCTCTTCGCATTCAGGTGGCCCTTCCAACTCAAACATTTGAAGCACGTACGCACCGCTATGAGCACCTCCTTCATCATTGCTATTCTTGGCTTCTTCGAGTCCTCCGTTGCTGCCAAGGGCCTCGGGGAGAGACGAGACGGTGTCCAAGGCATGTCTGTCAGTGCGAACAGGGAGATGGTTGCTCTAGGCGTTGCTAATGTGGTTGGGGGCTGCTTTATGGCTCTCCCTGCCTTTGGCGGATACGGACGGAGCAAAGTCAACGCTTCTACGGGAGCACGCTCCCCTATGAGCAGTATCTTCCTCAGTATTATCACCTTCATTGTTATTATGGTGCTCTTgccatatttatattatcttcct AAAGCGGTACTATGCTCTACGATATCGGTTGTCGCATACAGTCTTATAGAGGAATGCCCCCACGAcgtcgccttcttcatccggcTGCGTGGTTGGACAGAGCTTGCATTGATGcttctcatcttcgtctCCACTATATTCTACTCGCTGGAGCTGGGTATCGCGCTTGGCATTGGGCTCTCAATTCTGATCCTGATCCGTCACTCGACCCAGCCTCGCATCCAGATTCTCGGAAAAATAGCTGGGACATCCGACCAATACGACAACGCCGAAATGCACTCAGAGAATGTGGAGCTCATTGACGGCGCCCTTGTTGTTAAGATTCCCGAGCCGCTCACCTTCGCCAACACTGGCGATCTCAAGAATCGCTTGCGCCGTCTAGAGTTCTATGGCTCCAATCGCGCACATCCGTCCCTCCCACGATTGCGGCCCCCGGAGTCGAATAAGAACGTCATCTTTGACGTTCACGGTGTCACAAGCATCGATGGCTCCGGTACGCAGGTCCTCTCCGAGATTGTGAATGATTACATCAATCTCGGAGTCAGTGTCTATTTCTGTCGCCTTTCGAATCGCAGCGTTTTCCGCATGTTCGAAAGAAGCGGCATCGTCGACCGATGCGGAGGCATGTCTCATTTTGTCCCTGGAGTCGACGAGGCGCTTCGGCTCGCTGAATCCGAAGGCCGTGCCTCGGAACCTTGA